Proteins encoded by one window of Desulfovibrio ferrophilus:
- the tpx gene encoding thiol peroxidase — MADRSGIITLHGNGLTLAGNEVKVGQAAPDFTVLDNGLAPKTLADYKGKVLILSAVPSLDTPTCDMETRRFNTEAAALGEDVEILTFSMDLPFAQKRWCGAAGVDQVATLSDHRDASFGEAYGLIIKELRLLARAVLVVDKAGTITYLEIVSEVGDEPNYDAAIAAAKAAL; from the coding sequence ATGGCAGATCGTAGCGGAATCATTACTCTTCATGGCAATGGACTGACCCTGGCCGGCAACGAGGTCAAGGTGGGGCAAGCGGCCCCGGACTTCACCGTGCTGGACAATGGCCTGGCCCCCAAGACCCTCGCCGACTACAAGGGCAAGGTGCTCATCCTGTCCGCCGTGCCATCTTTGGACACTCCCACCTGCGACATGGAAACCCGCCGCTTCAACACCGAAGCCGCAGCCCTTGGTGAAGATGTCGAGATTCTGACCTTCTCCATGGACCTGCCCTTTGCCCAGAAGCGTTGGTGCGGTGCCGCAGGTGTGGATCAGGTCGCGACTCTCTCCGACCACCGTGACGCCTCCTTTGGCGAGGCCTATGGCCTGATCATCAAGGAACTGCGTCTGCTTGCCCGCGCCGTGCTGGTCGTGGACAAGGCCGGGACCATCACCTACCTGGAGATCGTTTCCGAGGTGGGCGACGAGCCCAACTATGATGCCGCCATTGCTGCAGCCAAGGCCGCTTTGTAA